In Massilia forsythiae, one DNA window encodes the following:
- a CDS encoding S8 family peptidase has protein sequence MKSKQSKHPVVLKLCAAAVLGLGAGAAFAGVPADQPAAPVARGVAIVEETDRIIVKYKDETAPVVAGADGTVARAAAGALAPLSTARKAIVDRAGQQFGFLLSESHKIATGARIFKLSRKTSLSEAAQVAAELMARDSTVEYAEPDRMMHPLLTPNDSRYTEQWDFYETTGGMRVPAAWDKATGTGIRVAVIDTGYRPHADLNGQIVAGYDFISDTAVSNDGNGRDSDAQDPGDWTAAGECGAGQPASNSSWHGTHVAGTIAALTNNGSGVAGIAYGAKIVPVRVLGKCGGYTSDIADGIIWASGGTVSGVTKIASRAQVINMSLGGSGRCDTTTQNAINSARSRGTVVVVAAGNEAQNASNSNPANCSGVITVAATNRAGGRASYSNYGTIVDVAAPGGDSGTGGGILSTLNAGTKGPGADSYASYMGTSMATPHVAAVVALMLSKNPNLTPDQVETKLKSSARAFPASCSGCGVGIVDASAAVTAATQ, from the coding sequence ATGAAGTCGAAGCAATCGAAACACCCGGTAGTGTTGAAACTGTGCGCCGCCGCCGTTCTCGGACTCGGCGCAGGCGCCGCGTTCGCAGGCGTCCCTGCGGACCAGCCGGCCGCACCCGTCGCGCGCGGCGTGGCCATCGTCGAAGAGACCGACCGCATCATCGTCAAGTACAAGGACGAGACGGCACCGGTGGTGGCCGGCGCCGACGGCACCGTGGCGCGTGCCGCCGCCGGCGCGCTGGCGCCGCTGTCGACCGCGCGCAAGGCCATCGTCGACCGCGCCGGCCAGCAGTTCGGCTTCCTGCTCAGCGAATCGCACAAGATCGCCACCGGCGCCCGCATCTTCAAGTTGAGCCGCAAGACCTCGCTGTCCGAGGCGGCCCAGGTGGCGGCCGAGCTGATGGCGCGCGACAGCACGGTCGAGTACGCCGAGCCGGACCGCATGATGCATCCGCTTTTGACGCCGAACGACAGCCGCTACACCGAGCAGTGGGATTTTTATGAAACCACCGGCGGCATGCGCGTGCCGGCGGCCTGGGACAAGGCCACCGGCACCGGCATCCGCGTGGCCGTCATCGACACCGGCTACCGCCCGCACGCCGACCTGAACGGCCAGATCGTGGCCGGCTACGACTTCATTTCCGACACCGCCGTGTCCAACGACGGCAACGGCCGCGACAGCGATGCCCAGGATCCGGGCGACTGGACCGCGGCGGGCGAGTGCGGCGCCGGCCAGCCGGCCTCGAATTCGAGCTGGCACGGCACCCACGTGGCCGGCACCATCGCCGCGCTGACCAACAACGGCAGCGGCGTGGCCGGCATCGCCTACGGCGCCAAGATCGTGCCGGTGCGCGTGCTCGGCAAGTGCGGCGGCTATACCTCGGATATCGCCGACGGCATCATCTGGGCGTCCGGCGGCACCGTGTCCGGCGTGACCAAGATCGCCTCGCGCGCCCAGGTGATCAACATGTCGCTGGGCGGCAGCGGCAGGTGCGACACCACGACCCAGAACGCGATCAACAGCGCCCGCTCGCGCGGCACCGTGGTCGTGGTCGCGGCCGGCAACGAGGCGCAGAACGCCAGCAACAGCAACCCGGCCAACTGCAGCGGCGTGATCACGGTCGCCGCCACCAACCGCGCCGGCGGCCGCGCGTCCTACTCCAACTACGGCACCATCGTCGACGTGGCGGCCCCGGGCGGCGACAGCGGCACCGGCGGCGGCATCCTGTCGACCCTGAACGCCGGCACCAAGGGCCCGGGCGCCGACAGCTATGCCAGCTACATGGGCACCTCGATGGCCACTCCGCACGTGGCCGCCGTGGTGGCGCTGATGCTGTCGAAGAACCCGAACCTGACCCCGGACCAGGTGGAAACCAAGCTCAAGTCGAGCGCGCGCGCCTTCCCGGCATCGTGCAGCGGCTGCGGCGTGGGCATCGTCGACGCCTCGGCAGCGGTGACCGCCGCCACGCAATAA